caccccaactcctcaaggtcccaaattctcaagattccaaatttccaccactCCAACTCCTCAaggtccaaaattctcaaggttccaaactcccatcatcccaactcctcaaggttccaaatttccacccaccccaactcctcaaggttccaaattctcaagattccaaatttccaccaccccaactcctcaagctcccaaattcctaaggtcctaaatttcccaaagccccaaactctcaaggtcccaaattctcaaggttccaaactcccacgaccccaactcctcaagctcccaaacccctaaggtcctaaatttcccaaagccccaaactctcaaggtcccaaatttctaagatcgtaaattcctaaaatcccaagctccctacGTCCTAACTCCCCAAGTCCCAACTTCCAGAATCAGTGCCACCTCAAATCCCACCTAATCATCCCAGTACCTACTAGCTACCCACTACCTACAATTAAACTACCCATCTACTAACTACCTACCACTACCTACTAACtacaattaaacaaaattacttattaacaaaaattaatttataatttcatcgaCAGGTAATATTTCACGCAGTAGAGCAACTGAAACTCATCCAATCCGAAGAAACTTCGGAAGCCTCCACGTCTTCAACATCCACAACCAGTCAACCAGTTGCACAAACTCAGTCAACCGTCCCAGACGACGAAAGTACAACTCCACACgagaacataaaaattgacGCACCGTCAGCAGCAAACGAAACACTAATTGATATTGAAATCTCTACAAAAAGCGAAATCGATGAAGAGTCAATAAACAACGCTTCGGAGGAATCGATTGACAGCTCCAGTCACCAGGAATCGCCGGAGATCAACCAGGAAACACCGGAAGTGAACTACGCGACGCCAGAATCGAATTACGAGGCGTCGGAGGAGGTGCATCTCGCCGAAGAGGCGAATCAAGAAGTTCCTGAAGAAAATCACGAACCGACGGCTTCCTCTCTGGGTGTAGAAACTTCGTTTATCAAGGAGGTAAACTTAGAAGTTACCACAAAGAGCTCTGGTTCTGGGGAACATCAATCAGATGGGGAGGAAGATAAGAAACCAAGCATTGATAGCGTGGTGCaggatatttatgaaattataaaacctACTACGTCTAAGTTTGTGGATGTGGAGGTTTCTGGAGAGTCGAAGAGCATCTTGGGAGTTGGTGGGGAGAAGGAGACTGGGGAGGACGAAGAGGATGAGACTAGGTGAGGAGAAAGAAAGAATTTGAGGTGTTTGGGATTTTTGTTGGGGTAGTTTGATGATGAGGGTGGTAAATGTTATGTGGAATATGAGAATGTTAAATAGAAAATGACAATGTTAAATAGAACAtgacaatgttaaataaaaaatgacaatgTTAAATAGAACATGACAATGTTAAATAGAAAATGACAATATTAAATAGAACAtgacaatgttaaataaaaaatggcaATGTTAAATAGAACATGACAATGTTAAATAGAAAATGACAATATTAAATAGAACAtgacaatgttaaataaaaaatgataatgttaaaTAGAACAtgacaatgttaaataaaaaatgataatgttaaaTAGAACATGACAATGTTAAATACAAAATGACAATATTAAATAGAACAtgacaatgttaaataaaaaatgacaatgTTAAATAGAACATGACAATGTTAAACAGAAAAtgacaatattaaataaaacatgacaatgtcaaataaaaaatgacaatattaaatagaacatgacaatgttaaataaaaaatgataatgttaaaTAGAACAtgacaatgttaaataaaaaatgataatgttaaaTAGAACAtgacaatgttaaataaaaaatgacaatgTTAAATAGAACAtgacaatattaaataaaaaatgacaatgTTAAATAGAACAtgacaatgttaaataaaaaatgacaatattaaatagaacatgacaatgttaaataaaaaatgacaatattaaatagaacatgacaatattaaatagaacatgacaatattaaatagaaaatgACAATATTAAATAGAACATGACAATGTTAAATACAAAATGAcaatattaaatagaaaatgACAATATTAAATAGAACATGACAATGTTAAATACAAAATGAcaatattaaatagaaaatgacaatgttaaattgttaaaatgacATTAATATTGTTTAGAATATTAACACTGATGTCAATGCAAGCTTCAACATGAACTATTCAACATAACTTAAACTTATAATCATCAAAGTTGATATTAGACTTATCTTGAAAAGAGCAGCATGACaatgttaaatgttaaatagaacatgacaaaattaaattattgaagtgacattaatattatttaaaatattaacactAATATCAATATAAGCTTCAACACGAACAATTCAACATAACTTAGACTTTCATTCATCCTCAAAGTTGACATTAAAATTATCTTATGAAGAGTAGCATAAATTTTGAGGTTACCAAAAATATCATCAAACCTTACCTTATTACCTTATATATTTAATCATTATTATaaacttaataataaataattaattatcctCATATCTTCCACTATATATTCCTTACATCTTCCACATAATAATCGATTAACCTTGATTTTCCTCAACCGTAGGTTCACACGTCTAGGTGAAAAGGTGACGCAAGTTCCAAGGCCAAGTTTAAGCAGCTACTTGCGACGTGCCAACGTGCGACCCAGCGCGACTCTTCAGCAACTAGCGAACCTTTACGACTCCCTGAGTAAGGACGCCAGGAAGCAAGGATTCGGGAAATACACAGGCTACTCCGACGAAGTTTTGAACACCCTCGAAACGTCCGCAGAGGGTGGAATCGGGTCGCAGTTGAAGAAGATACTGGACAAAGTGTTGGAAAGAAACGAGTTGACGAGGGACGACGCGAGGACGAGGACTCATCAAGCTGTACGCGATCTTAATAATCCTTCGAGCATGCTTAATAAGGATTTGAGACCTCTGTTGCCTTTAAGATACTCACCCTAAATGTAATACTTACGATTCACAAGATATTATtcttagaaattaagaatttcttTCGGACTCTGTTTGAGGAAATGTGAGATTAGCAAGGTGGAAATAAAGTATAAGTAAAGAATTAGGTATAAGCTCTCTTGTAAGATCTCGATGTTTAGCGAAATTATTATGAGATTAATATTTCTGTACGATTGATACTCAATAAAGGTTTTAAGACGATTTGTTGACTCACTGAACTGCAATGATAATTACTGAATGGGCGGATGCAAGGATGACTCATGTTCGATTTTTTGGCAATGTGATTCATACTTTTCGTTAGAAGTTTGATATTGAAATTACCTAAGAAATGAGTAATCGTTGGATACTGCCATAAGTGccaaattccataagttccaaattccacaagtctcAAATTCAATAAGTcacaaattccataagtccTAAGTTCggttattctcaaattccataagttccaaattccacaagttccaaattccataagttccgaattccataagtcccaaattccataagttccaaattccacaagttccaaattccacaagttccaaattccataagttccgaattccataagtcccaaattccataagttccaaattccacaagttccaaattccacaagttccaaattccataagttccgaattccataagtcccaaattccataagttccaaattccacaagttccaaattccacaagttccaaattccataagttccgaattccataagtcccaaattccataagttccaaattccacaagtcccaaattccttaagtcccaaattccataagttccaaattccataagtcccaaattccataagttccaaattccacaagtcccaaattccacaagtcccaaattccataagttccgaattccataagtcccaaattccataagttccaaattccacaagtcccaaattccttaagtcccaaattccataagttccaaattccataagtcccaaattccataagttccaaattccacaagtcccaaattccacaagtcccaaattccttaagtcccaaattccataagttccaaattccataagtcccacatctccacaccccaaaattcactaaaatcccaaattccacaagtcccaaattccttaagtcccaaattccataagttccaaattccataagtcccaaattccatacgttccaaattccacaagtcccaaattctataagttccaaattccacaagtcccaaattccgtaagtcccaaatctccacaccccaaaattcactaaaatcccaaattccataagttcccaattccataaatcctaaattccataagtcctaaattccataagtcccaaattccataagttccaaattccacaagtcccaaatctccacaccccaaaattcactaaaatcccaaattccatgagtcccaaattccatgagtcccaaattccataagtcccaaattccataagtctaaaattccctaaaatccaccttccaaaaatccctaaaatcgaccttcccaaatcccaaactccatcCACTCCCGCCCAAAATCGCAAACAAATCTTACATCACCTCGCCATTTCTCAACTTCCGAAGGTCCATCAACTCCGTGTATCACATGCAAAATACCAAACAAATCTACCTACGTTATTTCACAGCAAGATTTCTCGTAGCATCGTAACCCGCGAATTTTTCTACGATTCACCTTGACCCAAGGGACGATATTGTTTATTGGCTGGACAATATGAGCTGGCAGAGTCCACGGAACAGATATACGTGCCTCGTATAACAATTTTCGTTGGGTAACGCAGTGTCAATGGTTTGTCCACAAGGCAACGACGTAGACGCGAAACAATAGGAACAGGTACTTCATTGAATTAGGTATATCGAGACCCTACGCCATTGTATTGCACGTTGGTATAAATGGATTTTGAAATCAATGGGTCTTTCAGTCGTTGCGTTGCTTCGAATCGAATCATTGAAAGAGAATAGGTGATCGACGACCACCCTTGGAGAGCCATGAAAATTGTTCTTCTGGGATATTGCCTTCTTTGCGTGAGTTATTGTTTTACTTTATTGCTACGTTTAAGAAACTCTGATTGAATGTTCGATTATATGTCTGTTGTGTAATAATCAATTATGAGACACTGGAAACTGCgtgttacattaaatattatataatattcacGTATGGAGAATCTGTCTTTTGCTTGGAGTTTGATATGAGAAAGTTTTGCATATTATATTCTTTTCCAACTTAAAGGAAACTGCACATTGAATTGAAGTATTATGCAATATTCAAGTATGAAAAGTTATTCTACAGTTGAAAATTTTGCTGATACTTCATGTTGGAttgaaatattatgtaatattcatgtacgataaattttatttagtacaTTTAAAGGTTTTTGTGGAAACTTCATATTAAATCTTGATCTTGACATATCTTATATATTCTATAAAGTGTGAAATGAACactttcaaggttccaaatttccaccattAAAATTCTTCAAGGTTCCagatttccacaattccaattcctcaaggttccaaatttccattacGCCaacttctcaagcttccaaattcctaaggtcctaaatctcccaaagtcccaaatttcaaaggttccaaactcccatCACCCCAACtcttcaaggttccaaattcccatcaccccaattcctcaaggttccaaatttcaatcaccccaactcctcaagcttccaaattcctaacgtcctaaatctcccaaagtcccaaattctcaaggttgcaAACTCCCATCACCCCAActcctcaaggttccaaatttcaatcaccccaactcctcaagcttccaaattcctaacgtcctaaatctcccaaagtcccaaattcccaaggttccaaattcccatcaccccaactcctcaaggttccaaatttcaatcaccccaactcctcaagcttccaaattcctaacgtcctaaatctcccaaagtcccaaattcccaaggttccaaattcccatcaccccaactcctcaaggttccaaatttcaatcaccccaactcctcaagcttccaaattcctaacgtcctaaatctcccaaagtcccaaattctcaaggttgcaAACTCCCATCACCCCAActcctcaagcttccaaattcctaacgtCCTCagtttcccaaagtcccaaattcccaaggttccaaactcccatcatcccaactcctcaaggttccaaatttcaatcaccccaactcctcaagcttccaaattcctaacgtcctaaatctcccaaagtcccaaattcccaaagttccaaactcccatcaccccaacttttcaaacttccaaatttccaccaccccaattcctcaagtttccaaattcctaacgtcctaaatttcccaaagtcccaaattcctaatgtcCCACTTTCGTACACTTGCAAATTCTACTAATACTTCAAGCAAAATCAAAACATTATATAACATTCATATACAATAAATTTGATTTCTCCCTTAaaagtttttcaaatatttttcacctTCATATTAAATCTTGCTCTTGACATCACACATTCTACAAAATGTAAACTAAACATTTCGCTTTCGCCAGCAAATACACCAAAGTTTGCTGCAAATTTTCAGCTCTCCACGATGAGAGTGCACTCGAAGCCCCAGATAACGCGGCTGTACCCGATCCAAGAGGCGCCAGAGCCGGATGACACGAAGCCATTGGACAAATTACTGGGAAAATTGCGAGCCACGTACAACTTCGTGTTTCGAAAGCCAGAGAATACAAGCAACGTGGAGAAAATTTTGGCCAAGGATGCGCCTGACCCCGACGTGCAGGCGTTGAAATCGATCTGGCGCGATCGAATGCAGAAATTGAGGATCGATGTGAAATCTGAACCGGAGAGGACGTATTTGTCTAATGATGATTGGGTGAATGATATTCAGCCGTTGGATCATTTGGAGCCGTTGGATATAGAAGAGGAGGAGGTTAGGGATAAAAATCGAGATGTGGAGTTTGTCACTCCGAGGAACGGCTTCCAACTTCCGGTGACGCTGAGCCGCCATCTTGTTGACTGGCTGGGCTCGCTCTTGGGGATCACTTATGGCGTTTACTCTAAACTGGCTAGAGCTATCTATAGTAATCACACGGGGACAAGTAATTAGATTCATTTGTTACGACTTGGTTTTTGATTTGATCTTGTGTACTTgatattatatttgaataaaagaatatttctaTGGGACTTGAAAGGATAATGTACACTTTCTTTACacttattttattcaaaaatatcttGGTCTGAAAAATACATGTGTTACCTCTTCGTTCATCttcttttctctctcttttggCATATtgtatcatacaataacaatcgttcgAGTAACACGTAGTTGCAAATGCAATGTATCCATTGTTAAAATAATTCCTCATTGTATCTTAACTATAAATGCCCACGCGAATGGCCAGACGCGTGAACGTGTTCTTACACTAATCAATTAACATTCGTGGAAAGATCAATCGCCATTTTCTTAACCCAAGACGGTAAGACGCGAATCTGAAGGTTCGTCGATATTTTTACCCTCGTGGGTTAAGGGGATCAGGTGGTTGAAGAGTTTAGAAGGAAGAGACAAAATACTGCTATTTTCACGAACATTCAAAATCTTTGGTTCTATGATAACGCGGTAGAAGCCTTATGTTGTGCAGGCCTGCTCAGCAAGTTCCAATGGACATTTTACTCGAAGCTGTGTAATTAGAATGCAAGTAGAAAATGGAATGGAAAACTGTTCTAATGAGTTGTTTACTTATAGCCAatatatgattaaaaaattagaaaacacgGACAATGTGACAGGAACCATAGAAGAAATTGCCCAGACTTTCTACTAATTtagtaaataaaaaaggaaGTGGAAAAATTGTCCTAGTGCAGTTGCTGTGCAGACCTGTCTTAGTGCCATCCGCAATCTTGTTATAATCTCAATTGTTCAAACACTTCGATCCTTGTCGAAATTGTTTGAACAGTCGTGGAAGGTTTCAACGTCTTGCATCGTTGATTTACACTAGGTTGTCAAGAAATTAGCATTAGCGCTACGCTGATACAAGGATGGGATAAAGTTTCAACAATTTCATAACATTAGCCCTGAACCGCTAGAAATAGCTTAAAATTTACACTTTCGATAATGGATAAAAGTTATGCGAGAGATAAGTTTTTTAAAATCCTAATTTTTCGACAACCGATTTTCAGATCGTTTTCTTGAGCAACGTTATCTCCGTTAAAACTATCGATAATAAATAAACTGGCGGAAGATTTGACGGTGTCGAAAGCGCCAGTAAAAAGTTTAACCCTTTCATGCATGATGTAACAAAAAGTCTGCAATATAAAATCCGAAAATTACATGCGATTCTTTGGTACGCAGGAACAGAAGACCTATCACCTGTAAAACCGTCGTTAAATAAGATTCCGTTTACGTAAATTAATCTAAAAACAGAAAATGAGTAAAAAAGTTGTGcatgaaaaagttaaaaatgagaaaaggAATATGACGCATGATTACGATAAATGAACACGGACGAATCAGAGATCAAAGACAGTCTAACGCACCCATCGAGTCTTCTTCAGGTAAAATTTGTAATAGCACTTATATACACGAAATTATCCTACAAATTTCATAACATTTATCGGCAGTATGCTATTATTTTCTATTGGTACTCGTTCAGAGATATCGTTATCCTAATGGCAGATTGGCTTTTCGTTACCATTGCTAGTTAAAAAAAGACTGCACTCGAAACTCGTACTcacgaagaaaaaaaagaaaacagtaCGAAATTCGAGTTGCATCATTGTTGTCGTCATAGACTAGAATCAGTAAACAAACTGTATTTTTAAAGCTAGTTTACACGAGACAGTCACGGTACTTAATAGTTAATTTCCTTTCTTTTCGTACAACGAACTGATATTTTTTATGCATTTCGATTACTAAAAGCGTGGATCGTTCTGAACCTCGGAGCGTTGAATTCTGGGACGAAAATGGAAGTTCGGGTGAAGTCGGTCACGATCGGCTGAGTTCGGTCACCATCGGAAAGTTTGCCCGATTTTGCCCGAAGTTCCTAACCCGTCcagatttcaaaaattcgagATTCAGCACGAGTCCAGCGTTCACTAATTTAAGACTCACTCAGGCTCTATTAGCGGACGATCCCGAAGAATGAAATACCGATATTTCATGCAAGCGACAGAACTTAGCTGCAGTTCATAGCTCTTCAAGGCGTGTCCGCTTTGAATACAAATATAAGGTACTGCTCGCTTGAATACTAATTGCTAAATCATGTTCGAAAGTTTCTCGGATTTTCCCCTCTTAGAATGAAAACGTCgaagaattaattttcattagagCATCGTTTAATGCCAATTAGAAATTCGCTCAGTCGCACCCGAATATCTGGGTGCTACTTTCGTTCTTCGAATTCTAGAATACACTCCAATTCCTAGTACACGTCTAACAcgtaattttctattttgtgcTAACTCCAACGCTCCTCGTTAAACAGCCTTTATTGCTTTGGATTTTAGACGAGTTTTGTCTACGACTAAGATGGCATTAAGTACCTTGTATTCTGAGGCAGAATCTCATTCATGTTGACCGCCTGTTGTTGCAACACGTTCGCCTCCTTCATCGCCTGCTCCTTGAACGAGGAGAACGTGTGCAACAGATTCTGATCCTTCTGAAGGTTCTGAATGTATTGAAGGAAATTAGGCTCCTGCTTGATAAAGCTACCGTCCTTCAATACGAAGCTCACTTCTTGCTTAGGCATATTGGAAACTTCGGGAGCCTTCTCGAAGGATTCTTTCTGCTCGACGAAGAATGGCTCCTTCTTCATTCGATTTCTTCTGATCCCTAAATGCGTTTGAGTATGTTTGTTCAGGTGGTCCTTCCTGGAGAACGCTTTTTGGCACACGGTGCAAGAGAAATTCTTATCGCCGGAGTGTATCACATAATGCCTCGTTAAATGCTCGTTCCTTTTGAACGCTTTCTGACAGACTGGACATTTGAACGGCCTCTCGTCCGAATGGCCACGCATGTGCTGGTCCAGATGCTCTTTCCGCTTTAACATGGCGCCGCATTCTTTGCATTGATACTTACGTTCCTGAAAAACGAAATCCATGTTAATGTGTTCTACTTGTACAGGACTGAACCCTAAAGACCTTAGTAAAAGTCTATGAAAAATAAGGCTAGACCCTTAAGATACTTACTTGTATATGAGCTTGTATGTGTTGTTCGATTTCCGTCTTATCCGGAAAAGCTAAACTGCACTCTGGACAACAGTAAAGAGTCGAACCGTCCAACGCGACGCTAATTTTTATCTCGCCAGTTTTCGCGCGGAATTTCATCTTCTTTTCAGTTTTTGGCGAATCTGTTTGTATCTGTTGCTCGACCTTAATAGTTTGTACTGTATTGTCATTCTCCTGTTGGTTGTCCAAGTGCACGTTCAAATCATTCGGATTAATAGACACCATCATTTGATCAGAACTCATGAAAGCGTTCCCATTTTGCAACTGAGTATTTCTGAACACTGGAACACTGGGAATGTTAAGAATGTTGTTCTGAGAGTGTTCCACCTTCTCCTCCTCTGTCTTCTCCTTCTTCACTTGTTCAGTTTGCAACTTAATCAACTGTTGCAAGGTTAATGGAAGAGTAGTAGCTTGTAGCTTCTGAAAGTACTCAGCCATGGCACTTTGTTGTTGAAGTTGAGCTTGAGAATCTTGCTAGAatgatattttttgtttaataaatattttctaaatgtaTAGTAGGAAATCTATGAAACAAAATTCTGTACCACTGTTGGCGATTTCACTTCATTCTCAGTCCTTGTATCCAAGTCTTGTTTGATACTCTCAGGTTGAGACGTTGATGGCAAGTACATGTTAGGTATAATTCTTACTGGCAAACTATTTGATTGAACGCTGAGTATTGAATTGTTTTGATTGTAATTAGGAATGTTAATAGTTTGAATGCCCTGCTTCTCGCAAAGTTGCATCAAAGTGTTCGGATCTGGCCATGCAAGTATTGGTCCAGTATATTTATTCGTCGAATTCACCTTAAATGAAAAATCAAATTAGACAAAGAATTCATCGAAGACAATAAATCTTGTGGGTTCAGTAAGAATATAGATCTTACAAACAAACTCTGTTTCGAGTGATTCGATCCGGGAGCAGTTGTATAAACAAGCGTTTGTTCTGCTTGAGTATGATCACCGCTCGTGAATTTCGACATTGGAATTATGTTCGATCGGGACGTTAAttcagaaaattgtgggagagATCCGTGGACGACGTTGTTCCCAGAAAAATCCATTTTGCAGCCAATGAAAGATACGCGCCTTCGCGATTAAAACATGCGAACCTTTCTAACCTATAATATCTA
Above is a genomic segment from Megachile rotundata isolate GNS110a chromosome 15, iyMegRotu1, whole genome shotgun sequence containing:
- the ImpE3 gene encoding ecdysone-inducible gene E3, whose translation is MKVVYGFVVVLLFRQAIAGIIRNSPAFSKPVYSDSYLPAAMQVIFHAVEQLKLIQSEETSEASTSSTSTTSQPVAQTQSTVPDDESTTPHENIKIDAPSAANETLIDIEISTKSEIDEESINNASEESIDSSSHQESPEINQETPEVNYATPESNYEASEEVHLAEEANQEVPEENHEPTASSLGVETSFIKEVNLEVTTKSSGSGEHQSDGEEDKKPSIDSVVQDIYEIIKPTTSKFVDVEVSGESKSILGVGGEKETGEDEEDETRFTRLGEKVTQVPRPSLSSYLRRANVRPSATLQQLANLYDSLSKDARKQGFGKYTGYSDEVLNTLETSAEGGIGSQLKKILDKVLERNELTRDDARTRTHQAVRDLNNPSSMLNKDLRPLLPLRYSP
- the LOC100878523 gene encoding uncharacterized protein LOC100878523 isoform X1, which produces MKIVLLGYCLLCLSTMRVHSKPQITRLYPIQEAPEPDDTKPLDKLLGKLRATYNFVFRKPENTSNVEKILAKDAPDPDVQALKSIWRDRMQKLRIDVKSEPERTYLSNDDWVNDIQPLDHLEPLDIEEEEVRDKNRDVEFVTPRNGFQLPVTLSRHLVDWLGSLLGITYGVYSKLARAIYSNHTGTSN
- the LOC100878523 gene encoding uncharacterized protein LOC100878523 isoform X2, which produces MRVHSKPQITRLYPIQEAPEPDDTKPLDKLLGKLRATYNFVFRKPENTSNVEKILAKDAPDPDVQALKSIWRDRMQKLRIDVKSEPERTYLSNDDWVNDIQPLDHLEPLDIEEEEVRDKNRDVEFVTPRNGFQLPVTLSRHLVDWLGSLLGITYGVYSKLARAIYSNHTGTSN
- the LOC100880679 gene encoding uncharacterized protein LOC100880679, translated to MDFSGNNVVHGSLPQFSELTSRSNIIPMSKFTSGDHTQAEQTLVYTTAPGSNHSKQSLFVNSTNKYTGPILAWPDPNTLMQLCEKQGIQTINIPNYNQNNSILSVQSNSLPVRIIPNMYLPSTSQPESIKQDLDTRTENEVKSPTVQDSQAQLQQQSAMAEYFQKLQATTLPLTLQQLIKLQTEQVKKEKTEEEKVEHSQNNILNIPSVPVFRNTQLQNGNAFMSSDQMMVSINPNDLNVHLDNQQENDNTVQTIKVEQQIQTDSPKTEKKMKFRAKTGEIKISVALDGSTLYCCPECSLAFPDKTEIEQHIQAHIQERKYQCKECGAMLKRKEHLDQHMRGHSDERPFKCPVCQKAFKRNEHLTRHYVIHSGDKNFSCTVCQKAFSRKDHLNKHTQTHLGIRRNRMKKEPFFVEQKESFEKAPEVSNMPKQEVSFVLKDGSFIKQEPNFLQYIQNLQKDQNLLHTFSSFKEQAMKEANVLQQQAVNMNEILPQNTRYLMPS